The Halostella salina nucleotide sequence TCGCCCGCGTCCCGCCCGTGACGCTCGCCTTTCTCCGGGTCGCGCTGGCAGCGGTCGCGCTGCTTGTCGTGGTGCGCGCGACGAAGCCGGCGCGGTCGTTCTCCCGGCGGGACTGGCTCGATTTCGCCCACCTCGGCCTCTGGGTGGCGGTGACGCTGGTCACCCAGTTCGTCGGGACGGACCTGACGAACGCGAGTCAGGGGTCGCTGCTGACCGTGCTGACGCCGGTGTTTACCCTCGGGCTGGGCGTCGCGTTCCACGGCGAGCGCCTCACCGGACGGAAGGTCGGCGGGATGGCGCTGGCCGCGGCGGGCACCGTGGTCGTCCTCGCCGGGCAGTACGACCTGACGGCGCTCGCGGAGGGGAGCCTCGCCGGCGTCTCACTGCTCCTGCTCGCCAGCCTCGGCTGGGCGGCCTACACCGTCGCGGGCAAGCGCCTCGTGCGGACCTACTCGGCGCTGGAGGCGGCGACGTACTCGACGGCGCTCTCCGTCCCGCTGATCGCGGTGCTGGTGCCCGTCGAGGCGGCGACGACCGGCGCGTCGCTCGCCGCAGTCCCGCTCACACCCGCCGTCGTCGCCGCGGTGCTCTACCTCGGACTGTTCAGCACCGCGGCCGCGTGGTACCTCTGGTACAGCGGGCTGGCGCACGCCGACGCCGGATCGGTCGCAGTCTTCTTCTTCGCACAGCCGGTCGTCGGAGCCGCGCTCGGCGCGCTCCTGCTCGGCGAGTCGCTGGGGGCGGGCTACGTCATCGGCGGCGCGGTGATGGCTGGTGGCATCTACATCGTGTCGACGGCGCGGGCGTGACGGCCGGCGAAACCGTTCGCTTCACCAATGTTTTTCCCGAGGCCGTCGCATTCATCCCGGCATGGCGACGTCACGATCCACGATACGCGGCACGGTTCGCGGGATGGGGACGCGGGCGAACCCGGCGTTCGCCGTCGGTGCGGTCGCGGTACCCCTGGCGGTGCTTGCGTACGCGGTCCTCGCGCCCGCACCGGTACAGATACACACCTACGCTCACGTCATGGCGGGCGTGCTCTGGACTGGCACGGACCTGTTCATGGCGCTCGTGCTCGGCCCCGTGCTCGGCGGGCTCTCCGTCGAGGAACGGGCGAGCGTCTTCGAGCGGTTCACGCCGAAGATGACGTTTCTGATGCCGGCGCTCGCGCTGGTGACCATCGCGGGCGGGATCACGCTGGCCGAGCGGCTCGGGTACTTCCCGCACGCCGACCCGTGGCTGGCGCTGTTCACGGCCGCGAGCCTCGTCCCCGCCGTCCTCCTGATCGGCCGGCAGTTCGGCGCGTTCCGCGACCGGCGCTGGCAGGCGGCGTTCGGGGTCGTCGCCGTCGGGAGCGCGGCCTGGCTCGCGCTGACGCTCCCCGACTTCGCGATGACGCGGCCCGTGATCGTCGTCTCGCTCGGCATCGTGGCGCTGCTGTCCGTGTTGGGCTTCGGCGTGCTCATGCCGGGCGAGGTGCGGATGTACCGCGAGATGACCTCGGCCGACCCGGACCCGAACGTCATCAGCCGGATCGGGATGCGCAACGCGAAGCTCTCCGGCGTGCAGGGCGCGCTCCAGCTGGCCGTCATCGCGGCGATGGTGTACCTGCGCTGGGGCGGGTTCTGACGCGGATCGCGTCGCCGACCGCGGCGCGCCGCGACGGCGTTTTGCCGCCGCGGTCCCTACGCCCGGCCATGTACACCGGGAAGACGGAACGGCCGTGCTGTCTCTGTGACGACCCCGATATCCACACCCGGATCGACATCTTCCCGCGCGCCGTCCAGTTGCTGAAACACTCCGACCCCATCGCCTGGCGCGACATCGTCGGCGAGGTGTCGCTCTACTTCTGCGAGGACGACTGGGAGACGGTCCGGGACCTCGTGCTGGAGACGGGGATGAGCCCACTGCCCCGGTGCAACGTCGCCCGGGCCTCCTTCGACCTCCGCGAGGACTTCGAGGCGCTGCTCAACGAGACGCGGGACGAACCGGACCAGCGCCCCCTCGAACGGGAGTTCCGCGAGCGAAGCGAGGCCACCCTCGCCTCGCCCGACGAGGCCGAAGAGCGGGACCTCGTCGAGGCCCGCGTCGTCCGCTGGGCGCTGGCCGACCTCGACG carries:
- a CDS encoding DMT family transporter — its product is MTDTRYWGVAPAAAAALWGGMYVVSKWGFARVPPVTLAFLRVALAAVALLVVVRATKPARSFSRRDWLDFAHLGLWVAVTLVTQFVGTDLTNASQGSLLTVLTPVFTLGLGVAFHGERLTGRKVGGMALAAAGTVVVLAGQYDLTALAEGSLAGVSLLLLASLGWAAYTVAGKRLVRTYSALEAATYSTALSVPLIAVLVPVEAATTGASLAAVPLTPAVVAAVLYLGLFSTAAAWYLWYSGLAHADAGSVAVFFFAQPVVGAALGALLLGESLGAGYVIGGAVMAGGIYIVSTARA